Sequence from the Gammaproteobacteria bacterium genome:
ACCGCGTAGATCCACGCGACGTAACGATCGAGGTCGGTTCGGTCGTGCTTGAGCCGCTCGAAATCCACCCGGCCGCGCGCATCCACGAAGCGACCCAGCACGCGCGCCCATGTGTCGATCGGTTGCGTGTCCGGCGGTTCTACGTCGGGCGCGGGGCGCACGGTAGCACAGCCCGCAAGCAGCGTGAGCAACACCAGCGCGCCAACGCGCCTCATTTGCGTGCTCGCGCCTCCAGTCCTTCGCGCGCACGGCCGCGCGCATTTTTGCGCGTCAGCGAAACGGTGATCCGCTCCGGTTTTTCGTCCTCGAGCTTGCCGGTCGCCGGATTGAAGAACCTGACCTTGTGCGCCGTCTTCACCTCGGCCGGCACCAGCAGGTAATCGTCGCGCTTGGCGTTGTGCACGCACATGGACATGGGGCCTTGCGGGGTCATGACCATGAACGAACAGGCCTCGGCGCGCTCGCGGTCGAGGTGGCAGGCGTCCATGAAATTGTGCACAAAGAACGACAGCTTGCCGACCTTGCCGCGCGCCTTGAAGAGATCGCGCCGGCCCCGCCACGCCGTCTTCGCCGCGCGCGATGCGAAGCCCGCCAGCAGTCTCGGGTTGCGGAGCAGAAAATCGCTCATCGCTTCGATGGCGCGGCGCTTGTCGGCGCGGTCGAATTGCAGGTGCGCCGTGGCCGCCAGCATTTCGTGCACGAAGGCGGGATCGTTAAAAAAGTCGTACACGCGGCCATTACACACCAAACCGTATGCGTAACGGTTACACGCCGAGTGGCCGGCGCTGGCGGCGCCGAAATTCAGCTTTGCCTCACAGCCTTGGCTAATGGCATCAATGACCGTTTCCGAATTCACGGTCACGCGCGCGCGCTCGGTGCCGCGTCCCGTGTCCGCGCCGATCTGGAACGAACAAAGCCGCACGACATCGCAATTATCGATAAAGAAACGCACCACGGCCGGCATCTCGTGGATATTGCCGGGGTAAGCGGTGGTGTTGAAGAACACGGAAAGCGGCAGCCCGCGCGCGCGTTCGATATAGGCCTGCCGCACGGCGTTGAGCTCGGCTTCGGTCCGGTAGCCTTTGCGCTCCTGCGTGAGATCCACGTGAAAGGCGATGTCTTCGAGACCCGCCTCACACAGATCTTCCAGCAGCCCGCGCGTGGCCTTGATGCCGTTGGTGAACAGGCTGGCGCGCATGCCTTTGGATTTTATATAGCGCACGATCGCCAGCAATTCGTCGCGCTTGCGCAAGGTCGGGTCGCCGCCTGTGACCTGGATGTCGGTGCCCGCGCCGTAATGAGCGAAGATCATGTCCACGCGCCGGAACACCTCTTCGATGGGAATGTCTCTGAGCGCTTCCGAGGATTCGGAGAGATAGCAATACGTGCAGTCGAGATTGCAGCGCTGCGAAACCTCCAAGGCCACGCAGCCGATCGCCATACGTCTGCCCACGGCCTGCCACGGGGCCCATTGTCCGGACATCTCCATGCGGCGCCGCGCGCGTTCCAGTGGCGTGAGTCCGTCGGCCAACAGCCGGTCTGGCCGCCAGTCCTTGATTTCCTCTGCGGTAAGATTAGCCGTCTTGCGCGTCAACATAGGTTATTCTAGTTCCGCGCCTTGGCGCTTGAAATCGGTATTTTCCCTGAAAGTGTACGACTCCGCCGGTAACACACGGAGATATGAGCCGACACCGATACCGCGCTGGTCGCCGCGCACGGCGACGTGGATGACGGTTGCGCTGCGGCCATCGCGCGGGCGGTTCGGCGCGACCGGGATCGCTGGAGGCTCGCTGGTGTCTCCGCGGTGGCCGGCAACGCGGACGTCGAAACAGCGTGCTGCGTGTTTGACGGGACTATCTGGCGAGATTCGACCCGCGCGCGGCATCCGATGAGTTCGTCGCGCTGATAGCGGATCAGCCAGTTTCGGCTTGGGGTTGTCGGCGGACGTCCGCAACTGGACAATCACGATTCGTTATCCGTTACAAACGTTTCGCCGGCGTCCCCTGGCTTTGTTCACCGACAACTTACGGGCAGCACGCATGGCCGCAATCGACAAACGCTTATCTGTCATTCTGATACCCGGCCTGCTCAACACCGAGGATTTGTGGCGCGATCAGGTGAAAGCGCTGACTGGGCTCGGCGATATCTCGGCTACCAGCGAACACCGTAAGTTCGACAACATGAACGCGATCGCCGGCGTGATCCTAAAGCAGGCGCCGGCGCGGTTCGCCTTGGCGGGTCTTT
This genomic interval carries:
- a CDS encoding radical SAM protein, producing the protein MLTRKTANLTAEEIKDWRPDRLLADGLTPLERARRRMEMSGQWAPWQAVGRRMAIGCVALEVSQRCNLDCTYCYLSESSEALRDIPIEEVFRRVDMIFAHYGAGTDIQVTGGDPTLRKRDELLAIVRYIKSKGMRASLFTNGIKATRGLLEDLCEAGLEDIAFHVDLTQERKGYRTEAELNAVRQAYIERARGLPLSVFFNTTAYPGNIHEMPAVVRFFIDNCDVVRLCSFQIGADTGRGTERARVTVNSETVIDAISQGCEAKLNFGAASAGHSACNRYAYGLVCNGRVYDFFNDPAFVHEMLAATAHLQFDRADKRRAIEAMSDFLLRNPRLLAGFASRAAKTAWRGRRDLFKARGKVGKLSFFVHNFMDACHLDRERAEACSFMVMTPQGPMSMCVHNAKRDDYLLVPAEVKTAHKVRFFNPATGKLEDEKPERITVSLTRKNARGRAREGLEARARK